A single genomic interval of Ramlibacter sp. harbors:
- a CDS encoding MBL fold metallo-hydrolase, which translates to MSKAFASQADLADKKITFEQLSAHCWAYTAEGDPNSGVIIGDQFIMVSDCTATPDMARDLIAKIRTVSDKPIKYVLLTHYHAVRVLGASAYAAEGATEIIASQGTLDLIIERGKEDMQSEMERFPRLFRGAEGVPGLTWPTMVIGGGDATRGEVPGKLTLDLGGVKVQIWSPGYGHTRGDTIAWVEQEKVLFSGDLVEYEAGVYTGDAQLEEWPATLEALRALKAEYIVPGRGEAMKGNADVNKALDYTQRWVTTLFAAGKEAAAANMDLKAAMAHTRKAMDPVFGHVFIYEHCLPFDVSRAYDEAKGIKNPRIWTAERDKEMWDALQA; encoded by the coding sequence ATGTCCAAAGCATTCGCCAGCCAGGCCGACCTGGCCGACAAGAAAATCACCTTCGAGCAGCTCAGTGCCCATTGCTGGGCCTACACCGCCGAGGGCGACCCCAATTCCGGCGTGATCATTGGCGACCAGTTCATCATGGTCAGCGACTGCACGGCCACGCCCGACATGGCGCGCGATCTGATTGCCAAGATCCGCACCGTGTCCGACAAGCCCATCAAGTACGTGCTGCTCACGCACTACCACGCGGTGCGCGTGCTGGGCGCCAGCGCCTACGCGGCCGAGGGCGCGACCGAGATCATTGCCAGCCAGGGCACGCTGGACCTGATCATCGAGCGCGGCAAGGAAGACATGCAAAGCGAGATGGAGCGCTTTCCACGCCTGTTCCGTGGCGCCGAGGGCGTGCCCGGCCTGACCTGGCCCACCATGGTGATTGGCGGCGGCGACGCCACCAGGGGCGAGGTGCCCGGCAAGCTCACGCTCGACCTGGGCGGCGTCAAGGTGCAGATCTGGAGCCCCGGCTACGGCCACACGCGCGGCGACACGATTGCCTGGGTCGAACAGGAAAAGGTGCTGTTCAGCGGCGACCTGGTCGAGTACGAGGCCGGGGTCTACACCGGCGACGCCCAGCTCGAGGAATGGCCCGCCACGCTCGAGGCCCTGCGCGCCCTCAAGGCCGAGTACATCGTGCCCGGCCGCGGCGAGGCCATGAAGGGCAACGCCGATGTCAACAAGGCGCTCGACTACACCCAGCGCTGGGTCACCACGCTGTTTGCCGCGGGCAAGGAAGCCGCCGCCGCCAACATGGACCTCAAGGCCGCCATGGCCCACACCCGCAAGGCCATGGACCCGGTGTTCGGCCATGTGTTCATCTACGAACACTGCCTGCCGTTTGACGTGAGCCGGGCCTACGACGAAGCCAAGGGCATCAAGAACCCGCGCATCTGGACCGCCGAGCGCGACAAGGAAATGTGGGACGCGCTGCAGGCCTGA
- a CDS encoding response regulator transcription factor, whose translation MPSTRHAMPEAAGISVALVEDEPGTRERFERVILGHAPLRLLHSCARAADMLSWLRDHPVDVLLVDLGLPDGSGIDVIRQCRHLQPACEIMVITMFGDEANMLNAFGAGARGYLLKDGTEEDLAGHIVHLRRGGSPMSPIIARQLLMRLAPAPSAQPASAEALQAGTARLLSPKETEVLGLVARGFSYPETASLLGISVHTVHSHVRNIYGKLSVNSKTEAIFEARQLGLLAP comes from the coding sequence ATGCCTTCTACACGGCACGCCATGCCTGAGGCCGCCGGGATCAGCGTCGCACTGGTCGAGGACGAGCCCGGCACGCGCGAGCGGTTCGAGCGCGTGATCCTTGGCCACGCTCCCCTGCGGCTGCTGCATTCCTGCGCCCGCGCCGCCGACATGCTCAGCTGGCTGCGTGACCACCCGGTCGATGTGCTGCTGGTGGACCTGGGCCTGCCCGATGGATCGGGGATTGACGTGATCCGCCAGTGCCGGCACCTTCAGCCCGCCTGTGAAATCATGGTCATCACCATGTTCGGCGATGAAGCGAACATGCTCAACGCTTTTGGTGCCGGCGCGCGCGGCTACCTGCTGAAGGACGGCACCGAAGAAGACCTGGCGGGCCACATCGTCCATCTGCGTCGTGGCGGATCCCCCATGTCGCCCATCATCGCGCGCCAGTTGCTGATGCGTCTTGCGCCGGCGCCGTCAGCCCAGCCGGCTTCGGCCGAAGCGCTGCAGGCCGGCACGGCCCGGTTGCTGTCACCCAAGGAGACCGAGGTGCTCGGCCTGGTCGCCCGGGGCTTCAGCTACCCGGAGACCGCCAGCCTGCTTGGCATTTCTGTCCACACCGTGCACAGTCATGTCCGCAACATCTACGGCAAGCTCAGTGTGAACTCCAAGACCGAAGCCATCTTCGAAGCCCGCCAGCTCGGGCTTCTGGCGCCTTGA
- a CDS encoding LysR family transcriptional regulator, with amino-acid sequence MQHSQTHLRTRPISAGHLRAFEAVARHLNFRAASEEMALTQSAVSRQIQSLEEEVGVPLFLRHTRAVELTSAGAQLLMAVTQALPRIDGAVRQIRQSAGRRSVSLTTFASFASMWLIPRLEAFQRDNPDIDIRIDASDSAVDLDVADVDLALRYGPVANMPPNAVRMFGEQLTPVASPWLLKSGQPLVKPADVANFALIEAGDAHRTHMEWLTWRRWLDENQLGKLTPKRWLYFNYAYQMVQAALTGQGLVLARLPLVAESLANGDLIEPLPQLRLDSPMAYWLLVGPRSAQRPEIRAFCAWLTAQSKATRETIGEVPDPDTVDNID; translated from the coding sequence ATGCAGCACTCCCAGACGCACCTGCGCACCCGGCCCATTTCCGCCGGCCATCTGCGCGCCTTCGAGGCCGTGGCCCGGCACCTGAACTTCCGCGCCGCATCGGAAGAGATGGCACTGACCCAGTCGGCCGTGAGCCGTCAGATCCAGTCGCTCGAGGAAGAGGTGGGCGTGCCCCTGTTCCTGCGCCACACCCGCGCCGTGGAACTGACAAGCGCGGGCGCCCAGCTGCTCATGGCGGTGACCCAGGCGCTGCCGCGCATTGACGGTGCGGTGCGCCAGATCCGCCAGAGCGCGGGGCGGCGCAGCGTGTCGCTCACCACCTTTGCCTCGTTTGCGTCGATGTGGCTGATCCCGCGGCTGGAAGCCTTCCAGCGCGACAACCCCGACATCGACATCCGCATCGACGCCTCCGACAGCGCCGTGGACCTGGACGTGGCCGACGTGGACCTGGCCCTGCGCTACGGCCCGGTGGCCAACATGCCGCCCAACGCCGTGCGCATGTTCGGCGAACAGCTCACCCCGGTGGCCAGCCCCTGGCTGCTCAAGAGCGGCCAGCCGCTGGTCAAACCGGCCGACGTGGCCAACTTTGCCTTGATCGAGGCCGGCGACGCGCACCGCACCCACATGGAGTGGCTGACCTGGCGGCGCTGGCTCGACGAGAACCAGCTGGGCAAGCTCACCCCCAAGCGCTGGCTGTACTTCAACTACGCCTACCAGATGGTGCAGGCCGCGCTCACGGGCCAGGGCCTGGTGCTGGCGCGGCTGCCGCTGGTGGCCGAGAGCCTGGCCAACGGCGACCTGATCGAGCCGCTGCCGCAGCTGCGGCTGGACTCGCCCATGGCCTACTGGCTGCTGGTGGGCCCGCGCAGCGCGCAGCGCCCCGAGATCAGGGCTTTTTGCGCCTGGCTCACGGCGCAGAGCAAGGCCACGCGCGAAACCATTGGCGAAGTACCCGACCCCGACACGGTCGACAACATCGACTGA
- a CDS encoding gluconokinase translates to MGVAGCGKSAVGQRLAALLALPLIEGDNFHPKRNIHKMEQGIALTDDDRADWLVTLGAELARRPDGAVLACSALKAAYRDTLRSAVPGLRFVHLSLSEAESLRRVAARPGHFYPPSLVASQFEALQDPAAEAGVLVLDATMPLDELARRAAAWVRPAQGL, encoded by the coding sequence ATGGGCGTCGCTGGCTGCGGCAAGTCGGCCGTCGGGCAGCGGCTGGCGGCGCTGTTGGCGCTGCCGCTGATTGAAGGCGACAACTTCCACCCCAAGCGCAACATCCACAAGATGGAGCAGGGCATTGCGCTGACCGACGACGACCGGGCCGACTGGCTGGTCACCCTGGGCGCGGAGCTGGCCCGCCGGCCGGACGGCGCGGTGCTGGCCTGCTCGGCGCTCAAGGCCGCCTACCGCGACACGCTGCGCAGTGCGGTGCCGGGCCTGCGCTTTGTGCACCTGTCCCTCAGCGAGGCTGAATCCTTGCGCCGCGTGGCCGCGCGCCCTGGCCATTTCTACCCGCCCAGCCTGGTGGCCAGCCAGTTCGAGGCACTGCAGGACCCGGCGGCCGAGGCGGGCGTGCTGGTGCTGGATGCCACGATGCCGCTTGACGAACTGGCGCGGCGGGCGGCCGCCTGGGTGCGCCCCGCGCAAGGACTTTGA
- a CDS encoding TfoX/Sxy family protein, giving the protein MASPATDFADYCCELLSSVGPCERKRMFGGFAISTDGLTIAWVLDLGAGETLWLKANEETRGLYEAAGCARFTYQAKGVERSVNYYSAPGDAMESPQLMAPWARQALACALKAQASKTVRSRPATRSPATPTRPPARRPTAPRPSTRASRKSAKG; this is encoded by the coding sequence ATGGCTTCCCCTGCTACTGACTTTGCCGACTACTGCTGCGAACTGCTGTCCAGCGTCGGCCCCTGCGAACGCAAGCGCATGTTCGGCGGTTTTGCCATCAGCACCGATGGCCTGACCATCGCCTGGGTGCTGGACCTGGGCGCGGGCGAAACCCTCTGGCTCAAGGCCAATGAAGAAACCCGCGGACTCTACGAGGCCGCGGGTTGTGCGCGTTTCACCTACCAGGCGAAAGGGGTGGAAAGGTCGGTCAACTACTACAGCGCGCCCGGGGACGCGATGGAGTCGCCTCAGCTCATGGCGCCGTGGGCGCGGCAGGCCTTGGCCTGCGCGTTGAAGGCACAGGCCTCCAAAACCGTGCGGTCGCGGCCCGCCACCAGGTCGCCGGCCACGCCCACCAGGCCACCGGCCAGGCGGCCCACCGCGCCCAGGCCCAGCACCAGGGCCAGCCGCAAGTCAGCCAAAGGCTGA
- a CDS encoding TetR family transcriptional regulator, translating to MARPKSQQHELKREEILDIAAQCFARQSYPAASMNDIAAAGGTSKARLYHYYGSKEAILFDLLDRYTQRLLAIIGQAEATAQRRNLDDRAAVHELIRSFLEEYETSATRHVALLHDTQFLGDEQRELILNRQRDVVSAVTRFLRRAYPQRLNPVNQTAVTMMLFGMINWTFTWLRPGGAMSYAAFAEEVVAMLERGLAG from the coding sequence ATGGCCCGCCCCAAATCGCAGCAGCACGAACTCAAGCGCGAGGAGATCCTCGACATCGCCGCCCAGTGCTTCGCGCGGCAAAGCTACCCCGCCGCCAGCATGAACGACATTGCCGCGGCCGGTGGCACCAGCAAGGCCCGGCTGTACCACTACTACGGGAGCAAGGAAGCCATCCTGTTCGACCTGCTGGACCGCTACACCCAGCGCCTGCTGGCCATCATTGGCCAGGCCGAGGCCACGGCCCAGCGCCGCAACCTGGACGACCGGGCGGCCGTGCACGAGCTGATCCGCAGCTTTCTCGAAGAGTACGAAACCTCGGCCACGCGCCATGTGGCGCTGCTGCATGACACCCAATTCCTGGGGGACGAGCAGCGCGAGCTGATCCTGAACCGCCAGCGCGACGTGGTCTCGGCGGTCACGCGCTTCCTGCGCCGCGCCTACCCGCAGCGGCTGAACCCGGTGAACCAGACGGCCGTGACCATGATGCTGTTTGGCATGATCAACTGGACCTTCACCTGGCTGCGCCCCGGTGGTGCCATGAGCTACGCCGCCTTTGCCGAAGAGGTGGTGGCCATGCTTGAACGCGGCCTGGCGGGATGA
- a CDS encoding 5-formyltetrahydrofolate cyclo-ligase, with translation MDKSEQKGALRKALIEQRLNLPDRLQRADLLQRVMRIWLVGRSDAMIGAYWPIKGEFDPLPALHRWKEDGELIDEPVLRRIGLPVVDKLHKTLTFHAWYPGCPMEEDAYGIPKPKDTEIIVPTLLFVPCVGYAPGGYRLGYGGGFYDRTLAALQPKPFTVGLGFTNGFLPELEPEPHDVPLDAILNDNGVVWPVT, from the coding sequence ATGGACAAGTCAGAGCAAAAAGGGGCTTTGCGCAAGGCGCTCATCGAACAACGGCTGAACCTGCCGGACCGACTACAGCGCGCCGATCTTTTGCAGCGGGTGATGCGCATCTGGCTGGTCGGGCGCTCCGACGCCATGATCGGCGCCTACTGGCCGATCAAGGGTGAGTTCGACCCCTTGCCGGCCCTGCACCGCTGGAAGGAAGACGGCGAACTGATCGACGAGCCCGTGCTGCGCCGCATCGGCCTGCCCGTCGTCGACAAGCTGCACAAGACCCTGACCTTCCATGCCTGGTACCCGGGCTGCCCGATGGAAGAAGACGCCTACGGCATTCCCAAGCCCAAGGACACCGAGATCATCGTGCCCACGCTGCTGTTCGTGCCCTGCGTGGGCTACGCGCCCGGCGGCTACCGGCTGGGCTACGGCGGGGGCTTCTACGACCGCACGCTGGCGGCGCTGCAACCCAAGCCTTTCACCGTGGGGCTGGGATTTACCAATGGTTTCCTGCCCGAGCTGGAGCCCGAGCCGCATGACGTGCCGCTGGACGCCATCCTCAACGACAACGGCGTGGTCTGGCCGGTGACCTGA
- a CDS encoding BLUF domain-containing protein yields MTKLYGVLYTSTLSATAGISVVPAILTVARARNQRDGVTGVLVFDGQNFCQYIEGERASIRACMDRIFDDTRHTDIELSHDGAIADRHFKRFLTGYASPDGEDLVGSVRGLSGLPALDRLLGLLPGLDLDL; encoded by the coding sequence ATGACCAAACTCTACGGGGTGCTCTACACGAGCACACTCTCGGCCACAGCCGGCATTTCCGTGGTGCCGGCCATTCTGACCGTGGCACGCGCGCGCAACCAGCGCGACGGCGTCACCGGCGTGCTGGTATTCGACGGGCAGAACTTCTGCCAGTACATCGAGGGCGAACGGGCCAGCATCCGGGCGTGCATGGACCGCATCTTTGACGACACGCGGCACACGGATATCGAGCTGAGCCATGACGGAGCCATCGCGGATCGCCACTTCAAGCGCTTCCTGACTGGCTATGCCAGCCCGGACGGGGAAGACCTTGTCGGCAGCGTACGTGGGTTGAGCGGCCTGCCCGCCCTGGACCGGCTGCTGGGCCTGCTGCCAGGGCTGGATCTGGACCTCTGA
- a CDS encoding alkaline phosphatase D family protein: MKIAFTSCMDAERAPRQPVWQAIQREAPDVLMLLGDQIYMDWGLSVARLPQWKRIIERKGPAGLQLFAQDMHRRYALQWQVPEFQRLMRWFSTARNPDHLLVTWDEHDLAWNNAYGEGVDGNGNDDRTVPGAVRAVAQHLFRQFVAVLRNPDAAAAYPALDLPADCSHLPAPSHGVEGKPFDLNGVRFVLLDERSYRTHRDHPDSNAPRAHLLGARQQAMLFGALGQADLTVVAGSSPLRHGYLLGHQGWSAPPDAQGRSRDYPDYQAFQDAASASGKAVLYLAGDIHKNAWGGRIGTSPVVQAVSSGAALGNVLLKRFAPCYGMVTVGADGDLAAGQVRVALKRLDSDPPNPDAPGVDSLRLLRYDANGWQGPIPAADGDAVRFEGVASLDREVSVLCLRGRTAAFANAPGPLEFNGDNFESLYRADAAQTQDEYPEVVRLGPVPGGLRMRAQRSVNDAAPMDALLHEAFGRARDQQRAAVVLYVHGFGKDFADAVGQGLALARKYEVETIPVSWAAGEGSGLLGLLGAVLQGQREAEDFATTGRLRRAVLAFGRVGLAYPGIRKVIVVRSLGSLPFVGGMSTFASPAALAAEWGHPPHEVIDRLVLSSAAVPVNRHNKWLSGWGLPACVTINRDDARLKIYNWLEIGQVPLGMSEPMLSKLGDQARYFDCTALDGVGLDHDYLLRDQLNPALEALNRAMVRGEPMAPPFDGFDAVTAHDAFYTARHA, from the coding sequence ATGAAAATCGCCTTCACCTCCTGCATGGACGCCGAGCGCGCGCCGCGCCAACCCGTCTGGCAGGCCATCCAGCGCGAGGCGCCCGATGTGCTGATGCTGCTGGGCGACCAGATCTACATGGACTGGGGCCTGTCCGTTGCCCGCCTTCCCCAGTGGAAACGGATCATCGAGCGCAAGGGCCCGGCAGGGTTGCAATTGTTTGCCCAGGACATGCACAGGCGCTACGCCCTTCAGTGGCAGGTTCCGGAATTCCAGCGCCTGATGCGATGGTTCTCCACCGCGCGCAACCCCGACCATCTGCTGGTCACCTGGGACGAGCACGATCTGGCCTGGAACAACGCCTATGGCGAAGGCGTGGACGGCAACGGCAATGACGACCGGACCGTGCCGGGCGCCGTCAGGGCCGTGGCCCAGCACCTGTTCCGCCAGTTTGTGGCCGTGCTGCGCAACCCCGATGCCGCTGCCGCGTACCCCGCCCTGGACCTGCCAGCCGATTGCAGCCACCTGCCCGCGCCATCGCACGGTGTCGAAGGCAAACCCTTTGACCTGAACGGCGTGCGCTTTGTGCTGCTGGACGAGCGCAGCTACCGGACCCACCGCGACCACCCCGACAGCAACGCCCCCCGGGCCCACCTGCTCGGCGCCCGCCAGCAGGCCATGCTGTTCGGCGCGCTGGGGCAGGCCGACCTGACCGTGGTGGCCGGGTCGTCACCCCTGCGCCATGGCTACCTGCTCGGCCACCAGGGGTGGTCCGCACCGCCAGATGCCCAGGGCCGCTCGCGCGACTACCCCGACTACCAGGCCTTTCAGGACGCCGCCAGCGCCAGCGGCAAGGCGGTGCTGTACCTGGCCGGGGACATCCACAAGAACGCCTGGGGCGGCCGTATTGGCACCAGCCCCGTCGTGCAGGCCGTTTCATCGGGCGCGGCCCTGGGCAACGTGCTCCTCAAACGGTTCGCGCCCTGCTACGGCATGGTGACGGTGGGCGCCGACGGTGACCTGGCGGCGGGCCAGGTTCGCGTGGCCCTGAAGCGACTGGATAGCGACCCGCCCAACCCCGATGCGCCGGGTGTGGACAGCCTGCGCCTGTTGCGCTACGACGCCAACGGCTGGCAGGGCCCCATCCCCGCGGCCGATGGCGACGCCGTGCGCTTCGAAGGCGTCGCTTCGCTGGACCGCGAAGTCAGCGTGCTGTGCCTGCGGGGGCGCACCGCCGCGTTTGCCAATGCACCCGGCCCGCTTGAATTCAATGGCGACAACTTTGAAAGCCTGTACCGGGCCGACGCGGCGCAGACCCAGGACGAGTATCCCGAAGTGGTCCGCCTCGGGCCCGTTCCCGGGGGTTTGCGGATGCGCGCCCAGCGCAGCGTCAACGATGCCGCCCCCATGGATGCGCTTTTGCATGAAGCCTTCGGCCGGGCCCGCGACCAGCAGCGCGCGGCGGTGGTCCTGTATGTGCATGGCTTTGGCAAGGACTTTGCCGACGCCGTGGGCCAGGGCCTGGCGCTTGCCCGCAAATATGAGGTGGAAACCATCCCTGTCAGCTGGGCCGCCGGGGAGGGCAGTGGCCTGCTGGGCCTGCTGGGGGCGGTACTGCAGGGCCAGCGGGAAGCCGAAGATTTCGCAACCACCGGGCGCCTGCGCCGCGCGGTCCTCGCCTTTGGGCGGGTCGGCCTGGCCTACCCCGGCATTCGCAAGGTGATCGTGGTGCGCAGCCTGGGCAGCCTGCCCTTCGTTGGCGGGATGAGCACCTTTGCCTCGCCAGCCGCCCTGGCCGCCGAATGGGGGCACCCGCCCCATGAGGTGATTGACCGCCTCGTGCTCTCGTCCGCGGCCGTTCCCGTCAACCGGCACAACAAATGGCTGTCGGGCTGGGGCCTGCCGGCCTGCGTCACCATCAACCGCGACGACGCCCGGCTCAAGATCTACAACTGGCTGGAAATCGGCCAGGTGCCGCTGGGCATGAGCGAGCCCATGCTCAGCAAGCTGGGCGACCAGGCCCGCTATTTCGACTGCACCGCGCTCGACGGCGTCGGACTGGACCACGACTACCTGCTGCGCGACCAGCTCAATCCGGCGCTCGAGGCCCTGAACCGCGCCATGGTGCGCGGCGAGCCCATGGCGCCGCCTTTCGACGGCTTCGACGCCGTGACGGCACACGATGCCTTCTACACGGCACGCCATGCCTGA
- a CDS encoding Crp/Fnr family transcriptional regulator: MGQVATLHRVSPTEPPSPQSSPPRECRDCRLRPLEAFGALQPAEIEHIQQFRRKTQALAAGAPIIAERQGGTHLFTLYSGWAFRYKTLRDGRRQILNFLLPGDFIGLQEKFADGDTPGVEALTDVQLCVFPLSGLWPMFQAFPRLGYDVTWLAAREEHWVDQHLLTAGRRSALERVAMLLIHLYRRADRLGMAVNAELPFPLTQQHIADVLGLSLVHTNKTLRRLHRLGLHRLEDGRLRILDPHALEHLADYYERPLRVSPLI, encoded by the coding sequence ATGGGCCAGGTCGCTACACTTCACCGCGTGAGCCCCACCGAGCCCCCGTCGCCCCAGAGCAGCCCACCCAGGGAGTGCCGCGATTGCCGGCTGCGGCCGCTGGAGGCGTTCGGCGCCCTGCAGCCCGCCGAGATCGAGCACATCCAGCAATTTCGCCGCAAGACGCAGGCCCTGGCGGCCGGCGCCCCGATCATTGCCGAGCGGCAAGGGGGCACCCATCTTTTCACGCTGTATTCGGGCTGGGCCTTCCGGTACAAGACGCTGCGCGACGGGCGCCGCCAGATTCTCAACTTCCTGCTGCCGGGCGACTTCATCGGGCTGCAGGAGAAGTTTGCCGACGGCGACACGCCCGGCGTGGAGGCCCTGACCGACGTGCAGCTGTGCGTGTTCCCGCTCAGTGGCCTGTGGCCGATGTTCCAGGCGTTCCCGCGGCTGGGCTATGACGTGACCTGGCTGGCGGCGCGCGAGGAACACTGGGTGGACCAGCACCTGCTGACCGCCGGGCGCCGCAGCGCCCTGGAGCGGGTGGCCATGCTGCTGATCCACCTGTACCGCCGCGCCGACCGCCTGGGCATGGCCGTGAACGCCGAGCTGCCGTTCCCGCTCACGCAGCAGCACATCGCCGATGTGCTGGGCCTGTCGCTGGTGCACACCAACAAGACGCTGCGCCGCCTGCATCGCCTGGGGCTGCACCGGCTGGAGGACGGGCGGCTGCGGATCCTGGACCCGCACGCGCTCGAGCATCTGGCTGACTACTACGAGCGGCCGCTGCGCGTGAGTCCGCTGATCTGA
- a CDS encoding histidine kinase, translating to MGVPLQAQPNDPPPDARGIRVMDSAWAQLQPQRGAALQRSLKLSHRWDDEFPGQGGTATYRITLPPRQGDEDMALLFSRVGNQAQVAINGLVRLKLGQLGNPWRDAAKTVHLLEVPARWLSAAGPNELVVQVTTQAARWGGLSTVQYGPAAAVSAEFATQRQWRYVAPLVFCVAFGLMGLMALALWSRLRDPIFACFAAAALLGIFRNLDRVWPEVPVPWPAWGMVTATAYAWHLALMCLFALQALGLQGRRTSRVILAYLPVSLVLVVLAFSVPWPAAWTLALAALAPVGAITWGLVLRTAWRPDDGHRVTAWLLALAGGAAILAGLHDLGLVRLGLGGPSRFSLTPHAMFLFVVIMAGIIVDRYARNARNLQTLNHTLEARIDARERELHQAFGELEARRAAQVTANERQRILRDLHDGVGAQLVGLLNLVKQPGTRPALLEEQVKAALDEMRLAVDSMQISDGDLTTALATLRYRVQPRLQAAGLTLHWDVQELPVLAGMGPRTVLQVQRIVLEALTNVLKHAHASAVWVHCAPAVDATGWLLTVADDGCGLPEGSRVEPGSESAADGGPTSLRRAGEGMASMRARAHSIGASLQWAPRVGGGTVVQLGWSGLPDGKRPSPA from the coding sequence ATGGGCGTCCCACTCCAGGCCCAGCCAAACGACCCGCCCCCGGATGCCCGGGGCATCCGGGTCATGGACAGTGCCTGGGCGCAGCTGCAGCCCCAACGCGGCGCGGCACTGCAGCGCTCACTGAAGCTCTCGCACCGCTGGGACGACGAGTTTCCTGGCCAGGGTGGCACGGCCACCTACCGCATCACCCTGCCGCCCCGCCAGGGCGATGAAGACATGGCCTTGCTGTTTTCCCGCGTGGGCAACCAGGCCCAGGTCGCCATCAACGGGCTGGTGCGGCTGAAGCTGGGCCAGTTGGGCAACCCCTGGCGTGACGCCGCCAAGACCGTGCACCTGCTGGAGGTGCCGGCCCGCTGGCTGTCGGCCGCCGGCCCCAATGAACTCGTCGTTCAGGTCACGACCCAGGCCGCGCGCTGGGGCGGGTTATCCACGGTGCAGTACGGGCCGGCGGCCGCGGTGAGCGCGGAGTTCGCCACCCAGCGCCAGTGGCGGTACGTGGCGCCGCTGGTGTTCTGCGTGGCCTTTGGCCTCATGGGCCTGATGGCGCTGGCGCTGTGGTCCCGCCTGCGCGACCCGATTTTTGCGTGCTTTGCCGCAGCGGCGCTGCTGGGCATCTTTCGCAATCTGGACCGGGTGTGGCCCGAAGTGCCCGTGCCCTGGCCGGCCTGGGGCATGGTCACGGCCACGGCCTACGCCTGGCACCTGGCGCTGATGTGCCTGTTCGCCTTGCAGGCACTGGGCCTGCAAGGCCGCCGGACCAGCCGGGTCATCCTGGCCTATTTGCCGGTGTCACTGGTCCTGGTGGTGCTGGCTTTTTCAGTGCCCTGGCCGGCGGCATGGACACTGGCGCTCGCGGCGCTGGCCCCGGTGGGCGCGATCACCTGGGGCCTTGTGTTGCGAACGGCCTGGCGCCCTGACGACGGGCACCGGGTGACCGCTTGGCTGCTGGCGCTGGCGGGCGGTGCCGCCATCCTGGCGGGCCTGCACGACCTGGGCCTGGTGCGCCTGGGGCTGGGTGGACCGTCGCGCTTCTCACTCACCCCGCACGCGATGTTCCTCTTCGTGGTCATCATGGCCGGCATCATCGTGGACCGGTATGCCCGCAATGCCCGCAACCTGCAGACGCTCAACCACACCCTGGAGGCGCGCATCGACGCGCGGGAACGCGAGCTCCACCAGGCCTTTGGTGAACTGGAAGCCCGGCGCGCCGCCCAGGTCACGGCCAATGAACGCCAGCGGATCCTGCGCGACCTGCATGACGGCGTGGGTGCCCAGCTGGTGGGCCTGCTCAACCTGGTCAAGCAACCGGGGACGCGCCCCGCCCTGCTCGAGGAGCAGGTCAAGGCCGCGCTCGATGAGATGCGGCTGGCCGTGGACTCCATGCAGATCAGCGACGGCGACCTGACCACGGCCCTGGCCACCTTGCGCTACCGGGTTCAGCCGCGGCTGCAAGCGGCCGGACTGACCCTGCACTGGGACGTGCAGGAGTTACCGGTGCTGGCCGGCATGGGCCCCCGCACCGTTCTGCAAGTGCAGCGCATCGTGCTGGAGGCGCTGACCAATGTGCTCAAGCATGCCCACGCCAGCGCCGTGTGGGTGCATTGCGCGCCGGCCGTGGACGCCACGGGCTGGTTGCTCACCGTGGCGGACGATGGCTGCGGCCTGCCCGAGGGGAGCCGCGTCGAGCCCGGTAGCGAGAGCGCTGCCGATGGTGGCCCCACCAGCCTGCGGCGCGCGGGCGAAGGCATGGCCAGCATGCGGGCACGCGCCCACAGCATCGGGGCCTCGCTGCAATGGGCGCCACGCGTTGGCGGCGGCACCGTCGTGCAGCTGGGCTGGTCCGGCCTGCCGGATGGCAAACGGCCTTCGCCCGCCTGA